A stretch of DNA from Thermomicrobiales bacterium:
GCTGGAACTCGCTGCCGACGCTCTACATCGACGGCGCGATCGTCTGCGGTGACGCGGCGATGATGGTGAATGCGATGAATCGCGAGGGCTCGAACTTCGCGATGATCTCCGGCAAGCTGGCCGGTGAGACGGTCATCCGCGCCAAGGAGCGTGACAACTTCTCGGCGGCCACGCTCTCCTACTATCGCGAGCTGCTGGACGACACGTTCATCATGAAGGACCTGCACAAGGTCAAGGACGTGACCGCGTTCGCTCACGACCGACCGTACTTGCTGCGTGATCTGCCCGAGGCGGTCTCGCAGATGCTGCGCACCTACCTGCGGGTGGACAGCGTGCCGAAGAGCACGAAGCAGAAGGCGATGGCGGGCATTCTGCGAGACGCCCTGCCGATCAAGCGCTCGATCCGCGATGCGCTGGCGGCATGGAAGGCGATGACCTGACCGACACCGGCACTCACATCCACGTCGGGGCGGCGCGACTCGCTGTCCTCACGCTCTTTCTCGTCAACGGCGTCGCCGGTGCGAGCTGGTTCGTTCGCATCCCCGATGTTCAGGAATCGATCGGGCTGTCGAACGCGCTGCTGGGCGTAACGTTGCTCGGCCTGCCGGCCGGGGCGGTGATCGCGATGCCGCTCGCCGGGCTGGCGACGGCCCGTGTCGGCAGCCGCCGGATCGCGCTGATCGGTGCGTTTATCGTCTGCATTGGCGTTGGCCTGCTTGGCTTCGCCGACAGTGCAGCCATCGTCGCTGCAACGCTGGCGCTGTTCGGGATCGGCAACGGCGCGATGGACGTGGCGATGAACGCGCAGGGCGTCGAGGCCGAGAACTACGCTGAGCACTCGTTGATGTCGCAGTTCCACGGCGGGTTCAGCGTCGGCGGCATTGCGGGAGCTGCCAGTGGCGGGTTCTTCGCCAGCCACGGCGTGGCGGTGCAGCCGCACCTGCTGGGCGTCGGCATCGTATGCGCGCTGGCCACGCTGGCGATTTCACGGTTCTTGTTGCCGAAAGCTGCCGAGCACGAGCACGCTGACGCTCCGGCGCTGACGCTGCGTGCGCCGTGGCCGATCGTGCTGTTGGGCATCGTCGGCTTCTGCGCGATGCTGACCGAAGGCGCAATGTCGGACTGGACGGCGGTCTATCTGCGCGACATCGGCGCGGGGGCGGGACTGGCGGCGACGGGTTACGCGCTGTTCTCGATCACAATGGCGGCTGGGCGGCTCTCCGGCGACCGGGTCATCGACGCGATCGGTGGCCAGCGCCTGATCCGGACCGGCGGTGCTGTGGCTGCCATCGGCATCGTGCTGGCGATGCTGCTGCACGACATTCCGGCGGCGTTGATCGGGTTCGGACTGGTTGGTATCGGCGTCGCGACCATCGCGCCGATCGTCTACAGCACGGCTGGTCGCTCGCGGATTGTCCCGCCGGGCACAGCGATCGCTGCAGCGACGACGATCGGCTACCTGGGCTTCTTGGCCGGGCCGCCGCTGATCGGGCTGACCGCCGGCATCACCGGCCTGCGCTGGGCACTGATGGTTGTCGTCGTCATGCTCGGCGTCATGGTGACGCTGGCCGACGCGATGGAGCACTAGCCACGGTCGGCAGATGTGCCTCAATGGCGCGACGTGCTACGCTTGGCGATTGTGCCGCACCGGCAGGCACGATCAACCCGCCAGCACGTAGACGGACGAGAGCATGCGCGTCGGACTGATCGGACATCTTCTGTCGTTCGAGCCAACCTATCGCCAGGCGGGGGTGAGTCGCTACGCTGAAGCGCTGGTTCGTGAGCTGCCGAACGTCGATGATGACCTCGATCTGGTTGTTTTCACCGGCCCGGATGAGCCACCGCAGGATCGTGAGTTTCCGGACACAGTACGCTGGCGACACGCCAGGCTGAGAACAGGCCAGCCCGTGCAGCGCATTGCCTGGGAACAGACGGTCGGCCTGACGATCGGGCGGCGCTGGGGTCTGGATGTCATTCACGCGCCGGTCAACGTCGCGCCGCTGATCACCGGCGTGCCGCGTGTCGTGACGGTGCATGATCTGGCGTTTCACCTCTTCCCGGAGCAGTACCCTGGCCGGAAGCAACGCTATCTGCGGACGATGACGAAGCTGTCGGTGCGGCGTGCCGCGCGTGTCATCGCCGTCTCGGAAGCGACGCGACAGGACATCATCCGGCTGTACGACGCCGACCCTGCACGGATCGTGACGGTGCCGAACGGCGTCGGGCCGGAGATGCGCCGACTTGATCCGGACAGCATCGCCGCGTTCCGCAAGAAGCACGGGCTGACAGCGAATTTCGCGCTGTTCCTTGGCACGCTGCAACCACGCAAGAACCTGGAGACACTGCTGCGTGCCTACGCCCGCACGGCGAACGAGACTGGCTGGGAGCTGGTCGTGGCCGGGGCGACGGGCTGGCAGCACGAGCAGATCTTCGACCTGGCGCGTGAGCTGCAGATTCTCGATCGCGTGCGGTTTGTCGGCTTCGTGCCGCCGGAGGATCTGCCGCTCTGGTACAACGCAGCTGACGCATTTGTGTATCCATCGCTCTATGAAGGCTTCGGGCTGCCGCTGGTCGAGGCGATGGCCTGCGGCACGCCGGTCATTGCGTCGGACACGCCGGCGTTGAGCGAGGTCGTCGGGTCGGCGGGACTGGTGGTCGGGACGAAGGACGTTCCGGCGCTGGCGCAGGCGCTGCTGGAGCTGGCTCGTGAGCCAGAGCTGCGCCACGAGCTGATCGAGCGCGGTCTGCGTCGAGCGAGTGATTTCTCATGGCGACGCACAGCGGAACTGACGGCAGCGGTCTATCGCGCGGCGACAGGTGTCAACGACACGATCATGACGAAGGAGACTCCATGAGCGGCGGCGGCAAGCGCATATCCAGCGTTGGCGAATTTGCGCTGATTCGCTCGATCAGCAATATCCTGGCGTCGTCGCGGGTCAAGTCGTCGGGCACGCTCCTCGGGCCGGGCGACGACACCGCCATCTGGCAGCCGCGACCGGGGCGAACCGTCGCGATGACGACGGATGTGCTGGTTGAAGGCGTGCACTACCGGACCGACTGGTCGACCGCCGAGCAGATCGGGCACCGGGCGTTGGCGGTCAACATCAGCGATCTGGCGGCGATGGGTGCGCGCCCGCGTGTGGCGCTCGTCTCGCTGGGCTTGCGCGGCGACGAGATGGATCGCTGGGTCTACGACATGTATCGCGGCATGCTAACGCTGGCTGGTAAGAACCACCTGCGCATTATCGGCGGCGACGTTGTGCGCTCGCCACGCGCGCAGACGATCTCGGTGACGGCCATTGGCGAGCTGCGACCTGGGCAGGAGATGCGCCGTGACGCCGCCCGCGTCGGCGACATGATCGGCGTGACCGGCCCGCTGGGCCTCGCCGCCGGGGGCGTCAGGCTGCTGGAGCAGGGTGGCGACACGTTCGACGGCGCGCCTGTGATGAAGCATGCTCACCGTGAGCCGCGGCCGCAGGTGCTGGCCGGGCTACTGCTGGCGCGCGCAGGTGTGCGCTGCGCGATGGACATCTCCGACGGCCTGCTCGGCGACCTGCCG
This window harbors:
- a CDS encoding MFS transporter, which gives rise to MEGDDLTDTGTHIHVGAARLAVLTLFLVNGVAGASWFVRIPDVQESIGLSNALLGVTLLGLPAGAVIAMPLAGLATARVGSRRIALIGAFIVCIGVGLLGFADSAAIVAATLALFGIGNGAMDVAMNAQGVEAENYAEHSLMSQFHGGFSVGGIAGAASGGFFASHGVAVQPHLLGVGIVCALATLAISRFLLPKAAEHEHADAPALTLRAPWPIVLLGIVGFCAMLTEGAMSDWTAVYLRDIGAGAGLAATGYALFSITMAAGRLSGDRVIDAIGGQRLIRTGGAVAAIGIVLAMLLHDIPAALIGFGLVGIGVATIAPIVYSTAGRSRIVPPGTAIAAATTIGYLGFLAGPPLIGLTAGITGLRWALMVVVVMLGVMVTLADAMEH
- a CDS encoding glycosyltransferase family 4 protein is translated as MRVGLIGHLLSFEPTYRQAGVSRYAEALVRELPNVDDDLDLVVFTGPDEPPQDREFPDTVRWRHARLRTGQPVQRIAWEQTVGLTIGRRWGLDVIHAPVNVAPLITGVPRVVTVHDLAFHLFPEQYPGRKQRYLRTMTKLSVRRAARVIAVSEATRQDIIRLYDADPARIVTVPNGVGPEMRRLDPDSIAAFRKKHGLTANFALFLGTLQPRKNLETLLRAYARTANETGWELVVAGATGWQHEQIFDLARELQILDRVRFVGFVPPEDLPLWYNAADAFVYPSLYEGFGLPLVEAMACGTPVIASDTPALSEVVGSAGLVVGTKDVPALAQALLELAREPELRHELIERGLRRASDFSWRRTAELTAAVYRAATGVNDTIMTKETP
- the thiL gene encoding thiamine-phosphate kinase; the protein is MSGGGKRISSVGEFALIRSISNILASSRVKSSGTLLGPGDDTAIWQPRPGRTVAMTTDVLVEGVHYRTDWSTAEQIGHRALAVNISDLAAMGARPRVALVSLGLRGDEMDRWVYDMYRGMLTLAGKNHLRIIGGDVVRSPRAQTISVTAIGELRPGQEMRRDAARVGDMIGVTGPLGLAAGGVRLLEQGGDTFDGAPVMKHAHREPRPQVLAGLLLARAGVRCAMDISDGLLGDLPKICEASGVSVLLEQDDLPIPNSLRWNFPDWFDLALRGGEDFELVFTAPPEVFARAVDLFRRFGLRLPIVIGEAIAPTPQGPRISMRFTDLHRDVLEPGAVDHFPVAPTTRAASATVR